From the Bacteroidales bacterium genome, one window contains:
- a CDS encoding sulfatase-like hydrolase/transferase, translating into MNFLSILSIAAGLASNAITEDQPADAESKTNVILIMVDDMGYECLGCNGGLSYDTPHLDQMAEQGKRFTHCYSTPISSPSRVKIMTGMYNYRNYEDFGYLSPDEKTFGNVMKQAGYATGIVGKWQLNGIGEYPGWQNSDRPKAFGFDEYCLWQVTQKPVRNEDTVLYERYANPYIEQNGKILKGVEDSYGPDIFSDYALDFMEKNKDQPFFLYYSMVLPHFPFVPTPASDEWEDKEKRYKEDKRYFKDMVEYTDMLVGKVVQKVKELGIADNTLILFTSDNGTHRPLVSQTRRGPVRGGKAMTIDAGTHVPLIAYWPEHIKSGSVYDGLIGFSDFYPTLADVAGKNVESDGKSFLPLLRGDPYKERETVFVHYDPMHSDYINQFRGRFVRTQEYKLYQDGRFYHIPTDKREQDPISLRNVSWDSGEIRNPVSMEHVSWEVIQIRSKLQKILDQAPEWEEDR; encoded by the coding sequence ATGAATTTTCTATCAATTTTATCTATAGCAGCCGGATTGGCTTCCAATGCCATAACTGAGGATCAACCCGCCGATGCTGAATCAAAAACCAATGTAATCCTTATCATGGTTGATGATATGGGATATGAATGTCTCGGCTGTAATGGGGGTTTATCGTATGACACACCTCACCTGGATCAGATGGCAGAACAAGGGAAACGCTTTACCCATTGTTATTCAACACCCATTTCTTCCCCTTCGCGCGTAAAAATTATGACCGGGATGTATAACTATAGAAACTACGAGGATTTTGGGTATCTTAGTCCGGACGAAAAGACCTTCGGTAATGTGATGAAACAAGCAGGATATGCCACTGGTATTGTAGGAAAGTGGCAGTTGAACGGAATCGGGGAATATCCGGGATGGCAGAATAGCGACAGACCAAAGGCGTTCGGTTTTGATGAATATTGCCTCTGGCAGGTCACCCAAAAACCGGTTAGAAATGAGGATACAGTGCTTTACGAACGGTATGCAAATCCATATATTGAACAGAACGGAAAAATACTAAAGGGAGTCGAAGATTCATACGGCCCCGATATATTTTCTGATTACGCCCTTGATTTCATGGAAAAAAATAAGGATCAGCCTTTTTTTCTATATTATTCCATGGTATTACCCCATTTTCCTTTTGTTCCAACCCCTGCTTCAGATGAGTGGGAGGATAAGGAAAAACGGTATAAAGAGGATAAGCGTTATTTCAAGGATATGGTGGAATATACCGATATGCTTGTAGGGAAGGTCGTTCAAAAAGTCAAAGAATTGGGAATTGCTGATAATACCCTTATCCTTTTTACATCAGATAATGGCACGCATCGTCCCCTTGTATCACAAACAAGAAGGGGTCCGGTACGGGGAGGAAAAGCCATGACAATTGATGCAGGAACCCATGTACCATTAATTGCTTATTGGCCGGAGCATATAAAATCTGGTTCTGTTTACGATGGACTGATCGGCTTCAGCGATTTCTATCCTACTCTTGCCGATGTAGCGGGAAAAAATGTTGAATCTGACGGAAAAAGCTTTCTGCCGTTATTGCGAGGAGATCCATATAAGGAACGGGAAACGGTTTTCGTACATTATGATCCAATGCACAGTGATTATATCAATCAATTTCGCGGTCGTTTTGTACGAACCCAGGAATATAAACTTTACCAGGATGGAAGGTTCTATCATATTCCGACGGATAAACGGGAACAAGATCCGATATCCCTGAGAAATGTATCGTGGGATTCCGGAGAGATAAGAAATCCGGTTTCTATGGAGCATGTGTCATGGGAAGTCATCCAAATAAGAAGTAAACTACAGAAAATACTTGATCAGGCTCCCGAATGGGAAGAAGATAGATAA
- a CDS encoding sulfatase: MNILSGKVPQLLAISTLAPLVLSSCKTDENREKQEKPNILFIVADDLGWKDVGYMGSEYYETPNIDDLASQGMIFTNAYTNAPNSAPTRACLMSGQYSPRHGIYTVNNADRGVDSLRKLMPIRNKTLLDTSVVTIAEALNRKDYVSASMGKWHLGDYPTHGPESQGFDLNVAGSHWGHPFHGYFSPYYNHALEDGPEGEYLTDRLTDEAVKFIKDNRDEPFFLYLPYYSVHTPIQAKEQDIEKFRKKEPWNGHNNPVYAAMIHSLDRGVGRLMNTLQQLDLEKETIVIFYSDNGALGGYEENGIVQRDITSQAPLRGGKGMFYEGGIRVPLIFRWPGKIEEGTECDTPVISLDFYPTFLDILDIEKKEDKILDGKSMLPLLKQENDFEREALYWHFPAYLQGSEGTFRTRPVSVIRSGNYKLMEFFEDERLELYNLEEDIGEENDLSDEMPDKTRELHQQLKNWREHIGAPVPQKKNPLYYEFN, encoded by the coding sequence ATGAACATTTTGTCTGGAAAAGTACCACAATTGTTGGCCATCTCTACGTTGGCTCCTTTAGTTTTGAGTTCTTGCAAAACCGATGAGAATAGAGAAAAGCAAGAGAAGCCCAATATTCTATTCATTGTTGCCGATGATCTGGGTTGGAAAGACGTAGGATATATGGGCAGTGAGTATTATGAAACTCCCAATATTGATGATCTTGCCAGTCAGGGCATGATTTTCACCAATGCTTACACCAATGCACCCAATAGTGCGCCCACGCGGGCCTGTCTTATGTCCGGTCAATATTCTCCCCGACATGGTATTTATACTGTTAATAATGCCGACCGGGGAGTGGATTCCCTTAGAAAGCTGATGCCAATCAGAAATAAAACACTGCTCGATACAAGTGTAGTTACAATAGCAGAGGCCTTGAATCGTAAAGACTACGTAAGTGCCAGTATGGGTAAATGGCATCTTGGCGATTATCCTACCCACGGTCCCGAATCTCAGGGCTTTGATCTGAATGTAGCAGGCAGCCACTGGGGTCATCCCTTTCATGGCTATTTCAGTCCCTACTACAATCATGCACTGGAAGACGGTCCTGAAGGAGAATATCTCACTGACCGTCTGACAGACGAAGCTGTAAAATTCATAAAAGACAACCGGGATGAACCTTTCTTTTTGTATTTGCCTTACTATTCTGTCCATACTCCTATTCAGGCAAAAGAACAAGATATAGAGAAATTCAGAAAGAAAGAGCCCTGGAACGGTCATAACAACCCGGTATATGCCGCGATGATTCATAGTTTAGACCGGGGTGTGGGCCGGCTTATGAATACACTCCAACAACTGGATCTGGAAAAGGAAACCATTGTAATCTTTTATTCAGATAACGGAGCTTTGGGGGGATATGAAGAGAATGGCATTGTCCAAAGAGATATAACTTCCCAGGCTCCTTTGCGCGGAGGCAAAGGAATGTTCTATGAAGGAGGTATCCGGGTTCCATTGATATTCCGGTGGCCTGGTAAAATAGAAGAAGGGACCGAATGTGACACACCTGTTATAAGCTTGGATTTTTATCCTACTTTTCTTGATATTCTCGATATTGAGAAAAAAGAAGATAAGATACTTGACGGAAAAAGCATGCTTCCTTTACTTAAACAGGAAAATGACTTCGAACGGGAGGCTTTATACTGGCATTTTCCGGCCTATTTGCAAGGTAGCGAGGGAACGTTCAGAACAAGACCGGTAAGTGTAATCCGTTCGGGTAACTATAAACTGATGGAATTTTTTGAGGATGAACGATTGGAGCTTTACAATCTGGAGGAAGATATCGGCGAAGAAAACGATCTCTCGGATGAGATGCCGGATAAAACCCGGGAGCTACATCAACAACTGAAAAACTGGAGGGAGCATATCGGTGCTCCAGTGCCCCAAAAGAAAAATCCGCTGTATTATGAATTTAATTAA